In Helicobacter sp. MIT 99-5507, the sequence TAAAAAATCTAAAAGCTCAAATCGAAGTTATTGATAATAATCTATCAATCTTAGATGTTCTGCTTGATAAATTGCATAGAAAAGTAGAAATATTAGAAACAATAAAAGATGCAAATGAATTAAAAGAAACAAAAAAAACACTCTTAGAGCTAGAATCTACAAGCAAGATTCTAAATGTCTATGTAGATATTTTTAAGAAAAATGCAAATAATGATATTCAAAAAGTTCAGCAAGAAATAAAAAGTGAATTTTTAAAACTTCTTTATATTGCAGTGGCGATTGCAGCTATCGTGCTTATTGCCTTTATTGTAAAATTGATTTTAAAAATCTATGTCCAACGAAGCGAAAGCACAAAAACTTACACAATAAACAAGCTTGTAAATTTTATAAATCTTAGCATTATTGTGTTTATTTTAGTTTTTGCATATATAGAAAATGTCACATATATCGTTGCAATCATTGGTTTTGTATCTGCTGGTCTTGCTATTGCTATGAAAGATTGGTTTATGTCTTGTCTTGGATATTTAGTAATTGTTGGCGGTGGAAGTATAAAGTCTGGAGATAGGATTCGCGTAGTAAAAGATAATACCACTTATGTAGGCGATGTTATTGATATATCAATGCTTAGAATCACAATTTATGAAGATGTCACATATACATCTTATGCAGAAAATAGACGTGCAGGTAGGATTATATTTATTCCAAATAATTTTATTTTTACAACGATGATTTCAAATTATTCTCATTCTGGAATGAAGACGGTTTGGGATGGTATAGATATCACTATCACATTTAATAGCAATTATAAAAAAGCACTTATTCTTGCAAGTGATATTGCTAAAAAATATTCCAATGGATATACACAAACTGCTAGAAAACAGCTAAATAAATTAAAAATTGAATATTCCATACGAGATTTAAATGTTGAACCTAGAGTATTTAGTTTTATTGTGCCAAATGGAATTAGAATTTCAATTTGGTTTCAAACAAATTGTTATGCAACTTTGATGCTAAATAGTGTAATTTCTGGAGCAATAATTGAGGCATTTAATAAAGAAGATGATATTGAAATATCATATCCAACAACAACAGTGATTTCAAAAGATAAAAACTTAGCAGTTGGTGCAGGAGTAAATAATGAAGGTCTTTTTTAAGACATTTGGTTGCAGGACAAATATATTTGATACACAAGTAATGATTGAGAATTTGCAATCATTTTTGCTTGTAAATAATGAAGCTGAAGCAGATATCATTGTGATTAATTCTTGCACCGTTACAAATGGTGCTGATAAGGATGTAAAAGATTATATTTCAAAAATCCAAAAGTTGAATAAAAAGATATTTTTTACAGGTTGTGCTTTAAATAGTGTGGGAAAAATTGCATTTGATAATGAAAAGATATTTGGCGCATTTGGTCATAGTAGCAAGGAAAATATAGAAAGTTTGCTAAAAAAGCCAAAACGATTTTTTATAGAAAATGATTTATCTCACAAAGATTCTACTATTGTTGGTGATTTTGCAAATAAAATAAGAGGATTTATAAAAGTGCAAGAAGGTTGCAATTTCAAATGTTCTTATTGCATTATTCCACAAGTGCGGGGAAAATCAAGGAGTTATGATAGGGATAAAATATTATCTCAAGTGCAAAAATTAGTAGATAATGGAGTAAGTGAGATAGTGCTAAGCGGGACAAATCTAGGCAGCTATGGCAAGGAAGATAAATACACTTTAGCACAATTAATAATTGATATTTCAAAAATATCTGGCATAAAGCGGATACGATTAGGTAGCCTAGAGCCTTCCCAAATTAAAGATGATTTTTTAGAGATTCTAGATTCTAAGTTTTTGGAGAGACATTTGCATATCGCATTGCAACATACAAATGATATTATGTTAAAAGCTATGAATAGAATAAATAGATTTGATAAAGATTTAAAATTATTTGAAAGTATAGCAGATAAAGGTTTTGCACTTGGTAGTGATTTTATCGTAGGATTCCCAGGAGAGAGTGAAGAAATATTTGATGATATGATAAAAAAAATAGAAATGCTTCCTTTGACACATATCCATGCTTTTATATATTCTCCTCGCAATAATACAATGGCAGCAAAACTAAAAATAGATGTTTCTAAAGGTATGGCAAAAGAGAGATTGCATAAAATAAAAGATATTATTTCATCAAAAAATAAAGCTTTTAGAGAAAATAAAATGCCACTTGATGTTTTAGTTGAAAGCAAAAAGGGTGATTTTTATTATGGATTAGATCAGTTTTATAATAGAATTAGGATTAAAAGTGACAAATCTTTATATTCTAAATGGATTGTAATTGATGATTACAAGATAGAACAGGATATCAACTATGCAGAAATCTAAAAACTTAGTCATTATTATTGTTGGACTTATTTTAATTGTTTTGCTTGGAGGGATTTTATTTACTCGTGATAACAATATCTTAATAACCAATGATGAGCTAAATAATATTCTCTTAACAAAAGAAATCCAAAAAGTATCTATTGATGATAGTTATTTATATATTATCACGGATTCTAATGCTTATAAAATTGCAAAAGATTTAGTGGATTTAAAAAGTCTAGATAGCATCGCAATTGAAGTAAAAAAACCATTTATGTTTGATAGAATCTTAGCTAGTCTTGGTGTTTTTGTCATTTTATTGCTTGGTTTTGCAGTATTACTTAGTGCTATAACAAGAACATTTAAAAAGCCTAAACCAAAGGAAGCAGCAAAAGAAACTCAAATCCAAACATCAAATCAAATCAATATAGAATCTAATTTTAATAAAGTATCAAATATCAAAAATATAAAATTTGATGATATTGCAGGAATAAAAGAAGTAAAAGATGATTTATTTGAAATCATTGACTATATAAAGAATCCAAAAAAATATCAAGATATGGGAATCCATCTTCCAAAAGGCATTTTACTTGTTGGACCGCCGGGTGTAGGTAAAACAATGATAGCAAAAGCAATAGCAAATGAAGCAAATGTCCCATTTTTTTATCAAAGTGGTTCATCTTTTGCACAAATTTATGTAGGAATGGGTGCAAAACGCGTAAGAGAGCTATTTTTTGTAGCAAAAGCAAGTGCTCCAAGTATCATTTTTATTGATGAAATTGATGCAGTTGGTAAAGCTAGAGGTGAAAATAGAAATGATGAGAGAGAAACTACACTAAATCAGCTTTTAACAGAAATGGATGGCTTTGAAGATAGTAGTGGAGTTATTGTTGTTGGTGCTACAAATAGGATAGAAGTGCTAGATTCTGCTTTGCTTAGAGCAGGTAGATTTGATAGAAGGCTTTATATTGATTTACCAGATTTTGATGAAAGAAAGAAAATCATTGAACTTTATCTAAAAGATAAAGAGCATAAAGTTGATATAGATGAGATAGCAAGGCAAAGTGTTGGTTTTAGCGGTGCCGCTATCGCTTCGCTTGTAAATGAAGCCTCACTCAATGCTTTAAGAAAAAATTCTAAAGTCATTGAAAATGATGATTTTTATTTATCTCACTCAAAAATTGAAAGTGGAATAAAAAAACAGCTAAGTTTTAGCGAGGAAGAAAAACAAGTCCTATCCCTTTATCAAGCTGCAAAAGCTATTAGTGCATATTGGTGTGATATTGACTTTGATAAGATTACTTTGCTTGGGGATGGTATCAAAAAAAATGATAAAAATATATTATCAAAAAGTGATTTAACAAATATGATAAAAGTTGCATTAAGCGGTAGCGTAGTGCTAGAAATGAATATGGGAGAATCTTATACAAATTGCAAAGACGATATAAGGATTGCAAAACAAATTGCATTTGAGATGAGTCAAGATTATGCGATGATGGGTAGAATAATGGCAGATTCTAGTGATGTAGAATCTGAATTGCAAAATATAAAAAGTGAATTGCAAATATTTTTTAATAGTGCAAAAGGGATTTTAAGAGAAGTTCAAGCCATACTGCTAAAAAATGAAAAAATCACAAAAGAAGAATTAAGGGAAATATTAAAAGAAGGCATATTTATTGAGTGAGTTTTTTGGAGGATTTGCATTGAAAGATGATTTGAATCTATTTGCAAATCTTTTAGATAGCTTTGAAATAACACTAAATCAATATGATGTTTGCGGCTTTGGCTATGGCTCTAAGAGAGCGTTAGATTATGTGCTAAATTGCAATAGTCGCATAAATAGACTCATATTATTATCACCTGCTTTTTTTAACAATAAAGATTCTGCTTTTTTGGATTCTCAAATAGAATATTTTAGTAAAAATAAAGAGCTTTATTTAAAGCATTTTTATGAAAATATTGGATTTGATGGATTGTATAGATTTAATAGTGATGTCTCTGTGAGAGATTTAAGGGCTTTTTTTGAATTTAGTTTCAATGAAGTTGATTTATTTAGAATTTGCAATAGAGGCATTAAGATTATAGTTTTTTTAGGTGGCAAAGATAAAATCATAGATTCTACTAATGCTATGGAGTTTTTTAAAAATTTTGGTATTGTTTATTTTATAAAAGAAGCAAATCATTTATTAAGGATAGAAAAATGAATATTGACCTACATAATCATACAAAAAGATGCAATCACGCTATTGGTGAAAGCTATGAATACATAGAATCTGCAATTAATTGCAATACTGATATATTTGGATTTGCCTGCCATGCACCTATGAAATTTGATGAAAAATATCGTATGCAATTTTGTGAGATAGATGACTATATCAAAGAGGTAAAAGATTTAAGAGAGCAATATAGAGATAAAATTGATATTAAAGTTGGATTTGAAGTTGATTATATCAATAAAAAAGAATATTTGATAGAAAAAAAAGTATTAGATTCTAGTGTGGATTATTTGATTGGTTCGGTGCATTTTTTGAATAATTGGGGTTTTGATAATGAAGAATTTATCGGTATCTATAAAAGTATAAATATCAATGATGCGTGGATTGAATACCTAGAATCTATTTCAAATATGGCTCAAAGTGGGCTTTTTGATATTGTCGGACATTTTGATTTATTTAAGATTTTTAATAATCCTCCAAGCAAGAATCTAAAAAATAATATCATCAAAACCTTAGAATCTATCAAAGATAATAATATGGTGCTTGAGATAAACTCTGCTGGATTTAGGAAAAATATAGGCGAGATGTATCCAAGCAAGGAGATTTTAGAGCTTGTATTTACGCTAGATATTCCTATTACATTTAGCAGTGATGCACATAATCCAAATCAAGTTGGCTTTAAAAGAGATGAATGTAAGGCTATTGCAAAAGATATAGGATTTAAAAAAGTTGCAAGTTTTAAAGATAGAAAAATAGAATTTTATGATTTCTAAGTCGCCAAAAAAATTTGGAGGCGACTTAGAAGTCTTAGAATTTCACTGCTCCAGTTGTAGCAAGTGGGATAATTCTATTTGAACCACTTGGATAAGATTCTTTTAGAGATTTACAGAATGTTCCCCCATTATTACCTCCAGTAGTAGTTGCAGATATTCGGTTTGGATCAAATGTTAGGTTTCCTGTAGTTGTATCTAAAATAATTATAGCCCCACATCCGCCAGTTTGCGCTCCTTGAGCATTTTGTACATTTCCAAGTGGCTCGATTCCTTTAGTATTACTACCATTTACGGTCCATCTACCTCGATCAAGTCCTCCTGTATCTATCATCCAATCACCCCATGAACTAAATCCAGTAGGAGTTGATGCTGTAGGGTCTAGATTTTCTGCAAAAACTCTTGCAGGGATTGCTTTTAATACAGAAGCAATATCACTTCTTGCCATTGCCACTTGTGCATCTGTCCTTGTTGTTACGAATCTAGGCACAGCAACAGCAGCAAGCACACCTAAAATAACGATAACAAATACTAACTCAATCATTGAAAAACCATTTCTTTTCATTTTCTTTCCTTTTTAAAAAGATTTCTTAAATCCATTAGGATAAAAGTTAATGAAATTTAAACATTTTTTTTTTGAATATTTCCTTAAAGCCTAAAATATAATGCCTATTTGAATGCTTGAGAGACCATTTTTCTTCTCAAATATGCAATCTTACTTTGCAATGGTAGCTCTTTTGGGCAGAAATCTTGACATGCCATTAAAGACATACAGCCAAATACACCATCATCATTACCAATTAATTCATAGAAATCTTCATCGCTTCTATTATCGTGAGGATCTAACATAAATCTTGCAACTCTATTTAATCCAGCAGCACCTACAAAATCATCTCTCATTAATTTCGTAGCACACCCTGCCACACAACAACCGCATTCAATACATCTATCAAGCTCAAATACCTCATCTGCAACACTAGGCTCGATTGGTTCTTCTAGTTTTGATATATCATGTTCTTTATTTGAGTGAATCCAGCCTTCAACTCTTTTTGTCATTCCCTCAAACCATATACCAGTATTTACAGATAAATCTTTTATGAGTTTAAATGCAGGAAGTGGAGCTAGAGTGATTATTCCATCTTCATAGTCTTTTGTTAGTGTTCTGCAAGCAAGTTTTGGTTGTCCATTTATCATCATGGCACAACTACCGCAGATTCCAGCTCTACATACAAAGTCAAAGCTCAAATTTGCATCTTGATTCTCTCTAATCATAGTCAATGCGATAAATATAGTCATAGAATCTGTTTCTTCTAGTTTATATTCCTTGAAATGTGGTTTATAAACTGCACTTTGAGGATCGTATTTTAATGCTCTTATTGTAATTATTCTCCCACTCATTTGTCATCTCCTAATCTTTGATTTTTAGCTTTATAGTGTGGTTGTAATTCAAAATACATCAATGCATTTTGGATTTCATATCTATCCTTGTTAGCTGCTTGCAATTCTTGTGTGATTTTATCTACTTCTGCTTGACGCACTGCACTTTTTGGATTTTCTATTATATTTCCTTTTGCACCATATCCTCTATATCCTGGTGGAATTTCCATCTTATCTATATCTAAGTCTTCGTATTCTATTGTTGGTGCATTGTCATTTTTATCTTTCCATGATGCAAGTGTTCGTTTTAGCCAATCTTTATCATCTCTTTTTGGGTAGTCTTCTCTAGTATGTGCCCCACGACTTTCTGTCCTATTTAGAGCACCTTTTGCTACACATAGTGCAATTTTAAGCATTTTAGGCACTCTATATGCTTCTTCTAATTCTGGATTGCAATGCATATGTTTATTTGAGATCCCTATATTTTTACTTCTTTTATATAGCTCTACTAATTCATCATACGCTTCTTGAAGCATCTTTCCTTCTCTAAAGATTCCAACTTTATCATCCATTATTTTTCGCATTGCATTTTTAATTTCAAATACATTTTCATTACCATTTGAATTTATGATATCTTCTAAATATTTTTGCTCTTCATTGATGAATTTTTCTATTGTATTTGTTTTTATATCCATTGTTTTACTTGCACAATAATCACTAAAATAATCACCAATAATCATACCTGATACAACAGCTTCGCTTACAGAGTTTCCACCCAGTCTATTAAAGCCATGTAAATCCCAGCATGATGATTCGCCTGCTGCAAATAAGCCTTTTAAGTTTGTATGTCCTTGATAATCTGTCCTAATACCACCCATAGAATAATGCTGCATCGGTCTAACTGGTGCCCATTGTTTTGTGACATCAATACCTGCAAAAATCTTACAAATATCATATACATCTCGTAGATTTTTGTGTATGTGAGATTCCCCAAGTATAGATATATCTAGCCATATATGATCACCATAAGGAGATTTTGCACCTTTACCTTTTCTTATGTGTTCTACCATTCTTCTACTTACAACATCTCTACTTGCTAGATCTTTTTTCTCTGGCTCATAATCTGGCATAAATCTATAACCATCTGCATCTCTTAATACTCCGCCATCGCCTCTACAACCTTCAGTAAGTAAGATTCCACTTGGCACAAGTGGAGTAGGGTGGAATTGCACAGCTTCCATATTTCCAAGTTTTGCAATACCTGTTTCTAATGCTATTGCAGCACCTACACCATTACATATCACAGCATTTGTAGTGTTTTGATAGATTCTGCCATATCCACCTGTTGCTATCATAGTCCCTTTTGCAATATATGCTGATAGCTCGCCAGTGATCAAATCTCTAACTATTGCTCCATAGCATACGCCATCTTCATAAATGATTTTTATAGCTTCTTTTCTGTCTCTTATATCAACATTATTTTTTATTGCTTCATTTGCAACTGCATACAACATTGAGTGTCCTGTAGCATCTGCAGTATAACAAGTTCTCCATTTTTTTGTTCCGCCAAAATCTCTTGAATGAATATATCCATGTCTAAAATCTTCTTCTTCAATGATTGTTTTTTGCGCATTTATGATAGCTTCTCTTTTTCCTTTTTGGATTCTACTCCAAGATACACCCCAAGTAGCAAGCTCTCTAATGGCTTTTGGTGCTGTTGTAACAAACATTCTAGCTACATTTTGATCACAACCCCAATCGCTTCCTTTTACTGTATCCATAAAGTGTAAGTCTTCATTATCACCATCACTCATTTTTGAATTTCCAAGACTAGCTTGCATACCACCTTGTGCAGCAGCAGAGTGACTTCTTTTTACTGGCATAAGACTTAAGACAATTGTATTTAATCCTCTTTTTTTGCACTCTATTGAAGATCTAAGTCCTGCTAATCCACCACCAATAATTAGTGCATCACAATATACTATATTCATTTATTCCCCCTAATTTCTTTATCTCCCATTTCATGAACCATCATATAATTAATATCTTTTTCTAAATTTAATCCATTTTTAATATATGCAGCATATGTTGCTAATCCTAGAATAATAAAAAATACGCTTAGAGCTATTTTTAGATTTCTAAGTCTTTTTAATGTGATTTCTGGTGTTTTTGCTTCAAACCATCCCCATTTAACTGCAAGTCTATACAATCCAATAGAACCATGCAATTCCACTGCAAATAATAATATTAGATATAGAATCCAAAAATGTTGATGAACAAATCTAAATGATGACCCAATGGAGCCTATTGTTTGAGGTTGAGTCATGACTATATATAAATGCACGCTTCCTAAGAAAAACATTGCAAAACCTGTATATGCTTGTATCACCCAAAGTGTTGTATCACTATGTCTAAGACTATCTTTGTGTGCTTTAAGCCTAATGTATTGTCTATAATTAATTGGAAATTTCCTCATTGCAAGTAATGCGTGTAGTATAAATATAAAAAATACTATAAATGCAATAATTGATACTACAAATGGATATCCTTTTCCATCACTGCTCAAAAAATCAAGCTCAAAAAATCTTGATACTTTATCCATAGCCTCATTGCTAATTAAAATTGTTGATACAAAAAACATATGAGCCATCATGAATAAAGCAAGAAATAATCCTGTTGCGCTTTGCAGATAATCTAGCAAAGCAGGCATTCTGCTTGCTCTATTTTGTTTTGATATCCCAGTGTAGCTTTCAATTACTCTATTGTCCAAATCGCTTTGTTGCATACATCTCCCCCTTTATTGTTATTTTTATGTAAGTGAATATATTTTATCACTAAAAATGCAAAAATAGATTTAAATACATTATAAAACAGAATTTATTCTGTAATATTGTCCATAATTAAAGTAGTTTTTGAAAGTCTAGTTTTATCAAAATGTGTGTAGATTCTAGAAGTTGTGATACTTGAATGTCCAAGAGCTTCTTGCACAAGCACCAAATCAAGACTTTTTTGATACAAAAGTGTTGCAAATGAATGCCTAAGCATATGAGCTCCATTTTTTTCTTTTCTAATTCCAGCAAAAGTTAAAATATTTTCTACACTTCTACTTACATAAGCTTGTGTTAGAATCTTGTTTTTAAAGTTACAAAATATATATTCGCTATCTAGTTGCATAGAATCTTTTTGTATTTTCCAATTTTGTAACAATTCTTGTATATGTTTTTTTAAAATCATTACTATTCTAGGTTTATTTCCTTTTCCACGCACTTGTAAAATGTAGTTGTTTTCATCTTCGCTAATATCTTTGTATTTTAAATTGAGTGCTTCAGATACACGGATTCCAGTGTATATGATAGTTTTTATAATTAATTGATTTCTATTTTTAACTTTTGGTGAAAATGGATAATCATCTATTGCATTAAGGAATCTTTTGAGTTCATCTTCATTCATAAATGATGGTAATTTTTCTGCACTTTTTCCACGAATATCACCAATATTTTTTAGTTCAATATTAAATATATATGATTTTCCATTTTCATCTTCATTTTGCTTATCAATAAAACCAAAAAAACCAATAACCACAACTCGATGATTCTTTTTGCTAGCATTGCTTAGACTACTACAAGCTACAGCGATAAAATCTCGTAATATCTCTTCATCAATTTCTCTCATACTTGCAAAACCAAATGTTTGTAAATATGAAAATAATTTTAACAATGGATTTGCATATGTATTTATCCCAATCAGTCCATTATTGCGGACTTCTTTTAATAATGTCTGGAGTTGTTCTACATTTTTTATCCCGAATCTTAAACTTTTCATCGTTTGATTTAGGATTTCTTTATTTTTTACATTTCTTGATGATAAGGTTGCTACTTTGCTATGTAAAAATCGCTCTATCCAAAATAGTAATGTTTCATCAAAAGTATCTTTAAAGTCGATGCTATAACGCAATTTTGTAATCCTTTTAGAATCTTATATTTTAAATACTATTGGATTAAATGCTTTTGTAGATACTAAAATCTCATCTCCTATTTTGTATTGTGAGGCATCATTATCCATAGTAATTGTTGCTATATTATTGTTGATTAGCAATTTCACTATGAAAATTATACCATTTTGCTTAATATCAATTATTTTGGCACTAAAGCTAAATTTTGAACTTATATTATTATTTGCAAAAATAATATTTGCATCACCATCGTTTATAATCTTTCCATTTTTTAAATGCAAGATTCTATTTGATAGCTTAAAAATTTCGCTTATATCGTGGCTTACTATAATCGTAGTTAATTTGAAATATTTATGAAGTCTAATAATTTCATCTTGAAGTATTAAACGCATATCATTATCTAATGCACTTAGTGGTTCATCAAGTAGTAGAATCTTGCTTTTATACACTAATGCTCTAGCTAATGCTACTCTTTGTTTTTGTCCGCCAGAGAGCTTGTTTGGCTTTGTGTGTTTTAGATTATCTAATTGCATGAGATTTAATATCTCATCAACTCTATATCTTTGTTTTTTACTTTCCAAGCCAAAGCAGAGATTTTGATATACATTTAGATGTGGAAATAATGCATAGTCTTGAAACACAAAGCCAATTTTGCGTTTTTGTGGAGCTAGATTTATTTTTTTATCACTATCAAACCATATTTCATTATCAACGATAATTTTTCCAGAATCTGGCATATCAAGTCCGCTTAAGATTCTAAGCAATGTCGTTTTTCCTGCACCACTTTGCCCAAATATACTCAAAAATGTGTATTCTTGAATTTTAGTATTTACTTCTAATGTGATTTTGCCATTTTGGGTATTTAGAGATTTTTTTATATCTATTTCTATCATCATTTATGCTTTTAGATATTTTTTGTTTATATAAAAAATTGCAAATAAAAGAATAAAAGTAATACTAAATAAAGATAGGGAATATTGATGTGCAAGCTTTGTATTTAGACTCTCTACTTCATCATAAATTGCGATACTTGCAACTCTAGTCTCTCCTGCAATATTGCCTCCAATCATCATTACTACACCAAATTCACCGATTGTATGCACAAAGCTAGTGATTGCTCCAAGTAATAAGCTTGATTTTATATTTGGCAATAATACAAAAAATAATGTATAGAATCTTCCTTTGCCAAGAGTATAACTTGCTTCTTTTAGTGATAATGGAAGATTTTTAAATCCATCTTTTATTGGATTTACCATAAATGGTAGAGAGAAAATGATACTTGCAATAATAATTCCCTCAAAGCTAAAAACTAATTTTAAATTAAAACTATCTAATAGCCACGCTCCAAAAGCATTGCTTGGTGAGAAAGCTACAAGAAGGTAGAATCCAAGCACAGATGGAGGCAAAACTAAAGGCATCCAGATGATGACTTCTAATAATAATAGAATCTGTTTTTTGGAATAAGCAAGTATGTATCCCAAAAAAATTCCAATAGGTAGCAATATAAAAGTAGTAATAAATGAAACTCTAAAAGTGAGCAACATCGTTTCTATAAATGAAGATTCCATTGCTATCTTTTTATTAGATTAATATTGAAGCATTAATTCATTTGATTTTATAAACCAAATAAAACTATCCCCAATATTAATATTTAGCTCTTTTTTTGCTTCTTGTGTGATAAGTGAATTTATAGTCATTCCATAAAAATCAAAAGAGATTCTAGCAAATATAGAATCTTCTTCTATATTTAAGACTTTTCCTTCAAATTTATTTCTTGCACTTAAATTTACACTTTGTGTGTGTGCTACCATAACTTCACTTTCTTTAAATATGATATTGCATTCTAAGCCAATATCTATATTTTGCTTATCAAAATCAAGCATTAATACACTAAATATATTTTTATATTTATCTTGTAATTTTACGAATGCTACATTGTTTTCTTTTTTTATGTTAATTATTTTTGCTGGTATTGTATTCATGGTTTGCTATATCCGTAAGATTCAAATATTTTTTGTGCTTTATCTTCTAATATGAAACTTTTAAAATCATTTGCAAGTTTCGAATCTTTTCCATTTTTTGTAAGAACCATCGCCTGAAGTATTGGACTATAAGTATTTTCATCGATGATTAGATAATTTGCTTCTTTATCTTTTACTACCATAGATAATGCACTAAAACCAATATCGCTATTTCCAGATTTAACATATTGTGTAGCTTGTCCTATAGATTCTCCAAGAACAATTTTGTTTTCTATCTTGTCATATATTTTGATGTTTTCCATTGCCTGCATTGCAGCTACACCATAAGGTGCTAATTTTGGATTTGGTAAGGCAATATGTTTTATTTTGTAATCTTTTAATACATTAATAGAATCTATTTTCATATTTTTATCAATACTAAATAATATCAGCTTACCTTTTGCATAATTTATAGGCTTATCATCTGTTGCTTTTGAATCAAATAATTTTTGTGGATAACTTGTATCTGCTGCGATAAATAAATGCGCTGGAGAACCATTTACAATTTGATTATATGCTTTTCCTGATGAGATATAGTTGATATTTATATTGTCATTTTTTCTATCTTT encodes:
- a CDS encoding mechanosensitive ion channel family protein, whose translation is MIRIFIICLFFDLAFGYIADKDNYMQSQYYNELDLINRYIKDNPWILKYKNYNEYNSAYNEMIDIEKKIESLKKLPSTKQIQNEIHSLEQKYYTIKRQEELLHNYKNEPYKDLITPQSGLEIPNITNPFLITAGFSYIKNLKAQIEVIDNNLSILDVLLDKLHRKVEILETIKDANELKETKKTLLELESTSKILNVYVDIFKKNANNDIQKVQQEIKSEFLKLLYIAVAIAAIVLIAFIVKLILKIYVQRSESTKTYTINKLVNFINLSIIVFILVFAYIENVTYIVAIIGFVSAGLAIAMKDWFMSCLGYLVIVGGGSIKSGDRIRVVKDNTTYVGDVIDISMLRITIYEDVTYTSYAENRRAGRIIFIPNNFIFTTMISNYSHSGMKTVWDGIDITITFNSNYKKALILASDIAKKYSNGYTQTARKQLNKLKIEYSIRDLNVEPRVFSFIVPNGIRISIWFQTNCYATLMLNSVISGAIIEAFNKEDDIEISYPTTTVISKDKNLAVGAGVNNEGLF
- the mtaB gene encoding tRNA (N(6)-L-threonylcarbamoyladenosine(37)-C(2))-methylthiotransferase MtaB codes for the protein MMKVFFKTFGCRTNIFDTQVMIENLQSFLLVNNEAEADIIVINSCTVTNGADKDVKDYISKIQKLNKKIFFTGCALNSVGKIAFDNEKIFGAFGHSSKENIESLLKKPKRFFIENDLSHKDSTIVGDFANKIRGFIKVQEGCNFKCSYCIIPQVRGKSRSYDRDKILSQVQKLVDNGVSEIVLSGTNLGSYGKEDKYTLAQLIIDISKISGIKRIRLGSLEPSQIKDDFLEILDSKFLERHLHIALQHTNDIMLKAMNRINRFDKDLKLFESIADKGFALGSDFIVGFPGESEEIFDDMIKKIEMLPLTHIHAFIYSPRNNTMAAKLKIDVSKGMAKERLHKIKDIISSKNKAFRENKMPLDVLVESKKGDFYYGLDQFYNRIRIKSDKSLYSKWIVIDDYKIEQDINYAEI
- a CDS encoding AAA family ATPase, yielding MQKSKNLVIIIVGLILIVLLGGILFTRDNNILITNDELNNILLTKEIQKVSIDDSYLYIITDSNAYKIAKDLVDLKSLDSIAIEVKKPFMFDRILASLGVFVILLLGFAVLLSAITRTFKKPKPKEAAKETQIQTSNQINIESNFNKVSNIKNIKFDDIAGIKEVKDDLFEIIDYIKNPKKYQDMGIHLPKGILLVGPPGVGKTMIAKAIANEANVPFFYQSGSSFAQIYVGMGAKRVRELFFVAKASAPSIIFIDEIDAVGKARGENRNDERETTLNQLLTEMDGFEDSSGVIVVGATNRIEVLDSALLRAGRFDRRLYIDLPDFDERKKIIELYLKDKEHKVDIDEIARQSVGFSGAAIASLVNEASLNALRKNSKVIENDDFYLSHSKIESGIKKQLSFSEEEKQVLSLYQAAKAISAYWCDIDFDKITLLGDGIKKNDKNILSKSDLTNMIKVALSGSVVLEMNMGESYTNCKDDIRIAKQIAFEMSQDYAMMGRIMADSSDVESELQNIKSELQIFFNSAKGILREVQAILLKNEKITKEELREILKEGIFIE
- the bioV gene encoding pimelyl-ACP methyl ester esterase BioV translates to MSEFFGGFALKDDLNLFANLLDSFEITLNQYDVCGFGYGSKRALDYVLNCNSRINRLILLSPAFFNNKDSAFLDSQIEYFSKNKELYLKHFYENIGFDGLYRFNSDVSVRDLRAFFEFSFNEVDLFRICNRGIKIIVFLGGKDKIIDSTNAMEFFKNFGIVYFIKEANHLLRIEK
- a CDS encoding histidinol-phosphatase; this encodes MNIDLHNHTKRCNHAIGESYEYIESAINCNTDIFGFACHAPMKFDEKYRMQFCEIDDYIKEVKDLREQYRDKIDIKVGFEVDYINKKEYLIEKKVLDSSVDYLIGSVHFLNNWGFDNEEFIGIYKSININDAWIEYLESISNMAQSGLFDIVGHFDLFKIFNNPPSKNLKNNIIKTLESIKDNNMVLEINSAGFRKNIGEMYPSKEILELVFTLDIPITFSSDAHNPNQVGFKRDECKAIAKDIGFKKVASFKDRKIEFYDF
- a CDS encoding type II secretion system protein, whose amino-acid sequence is MKRNGFSMIELVFVIVILGVLAAVAVPRFVTTRTDAQVAMARSDIASVLKAIPARVFAENLDPTASTPTGFSSWGDWMIDTGGLDRGRWTVNGSNTKGIEPLGNVQNAQGAQTGGCGAIIILDTTTGNLTFDPNRISATTTGGNNGGTFCKSLKESYPSGSNRIIPLATTGAVKF
- a CDS encoding fumarate reductase iron-sulfur subunit — encoded protein: MSGRIITIRALKYDPQSAVYKPHFKEYKLEETDSMTIFIALTMIRENQDANLSFDFVCRAGICGSCAMMINGQPKLACRTLTKDYEDGIITLAPLPAFKLIKDLSVNTGIWFEGMTKRVEGWIHSNKEHDISKLEEPIEPSVADEVFELDRCIECGCCVAGCATKLMRDDFVGAAGLNRVARFMLDPHDNRSDEDFYELIGNDDGVFGCMSLMACQDFCPKELPLQSKIAYLRRKMVSQAFK